From the Halobacteriovorax sp. GB3 genome, the window TCTTTAGATTCATACTCTTATTTATAAGTGATTCTCGTGATTTGTGCCTTTATCCTTGAATATTTTATAGTGTTTTTCTTTATTTTCGGTGTTGCCTGTTAGGAGAAAAAGTTTGAAGATAGAGGAATGTTAAAGCGCTTTATAATTAAATTACTCTGCTTCTTTTGTGGCTGTTCTCTTTGTTTTGTTCTTCATACAAAGTTTGATGTTAGTGCTGTCGTTGCTTCTTGTATCGTAGGTCTTTTTGGGACATTTATTCCATTATCAAAGCTTGGGAATGTTAAAGATATCCAGAATGCTGTTTATGCTGGAAGCTTTGCTGGCATGTGTTCAGCAGGAGTGTTGACTCATTTTAGTCAAATCTTTTTTCTATCTCTTTTAGGTGCAAGTTTCTATTTACTTACGATTGATCTATTTAAAGGGTATGGTGGTAAACTTGGTACAATCGCATTTATTAGTGTTTCTCTTGTTTATTTACTAAAAGGAAGTCTTTTGTGATTGCGATGAGTCTCTTTATTTCTTGTATTGCTGCATGGCTTACTTTTGAAGTCTCAAAGTATCCACAAGTTGGTAGTATTAGAGCATCTGCTGGTTTAACTTTACTATCATTTATAGATTTTAACTTGATTCACTACTTCTTTGATATCGATGTTCTTTATTTCACTAGTATTTTCTTTGGTGGAACCTTTGTCGGAATGAGTTGTCCTACAAAAGTTACGACTATTGAAATTCTTATTAGTGCTTGTTTCTTTGCACTCTTTTTTATTTTTCTCGTTCCACTGGTTCCTGGTATGGGTGGAGCTCTTGGACTGAGTGCATTTCTCTCTGTTGTCCAGACCAAGATCCTTCACAGAAGCTTATTTAAGAAAGTAAACCATTAAGCTCATACAGGGTACACTTATCTTGCCATTTTTCTTATCAATAAAAGCTTCTTCTCTTAATTCTGTACCTGAGTTGTCGAGTAGTTCTTTCAAAACTTTCTCGTTTGATTCGCTCAAATCCTTTGCCAAGACAATATTACCATTTTTGATATCATCATCTTGAAAATGGAGCCATTCGTCCCATGATGTGTTGAAAAGAACATAGGCGGCCTTATTATCTGAATCGATTCTTTCGCCATTTCTATCGTCAATTTTCATCACTAAGAGTCGTGAGTCATGATTTCCATTTTTATCTGTGATATTTTCTGGAAAGCTAACTTTTTGTTGCACTTGCTCTCTTGTTCTCAATCTAAAAAGAGGGGAGCTCTTTCTTGTTTGAAGCATTGTTTTAAACCACTCCAAATTGTTTTTAATCTGATCACTTGAAGGACTTGGGATTTTAAGAAGTCTTTCTTTCCAATTTGGCCATGCATGTAGGTTTTCTTCCTGCCACGCTGGTGGAAGTCCTTTTCGCCAGTTATTTGTTGTATACGTATAATCTAGACGGTTGAACCAGTCTCCCGAGTTATAAGAGTTTTCATCTCCAGATTTTGAACGAAGAATTTCTACCCCTGCGTGAAAAAATGGAATTCCTTGAGCAAGAGAGATAAAGCCAATACCCATTTGTTGCATCTTCACAACCTTTTCCATTGGGGCCCATAATCCTACTTTTGCTAGAAGGTGATCAAAGAGAGTTGCTTTGTCATGTGCCGTCAAATAGTTGATCGTCTCATCGGGACTATTATAAATTCCTTCGTGCCAGTCATTCATTGTCGCTCTTAAGGCTAGTTTTACTTGATCGCGATTTTCAGTTTTATCAGTAAGGTAAGAGTCATCGACAAAGAGTTCTCTTTCATTTTGTCCCTTTCCTTTGATGCTATCTCTAAAGATATGATTAAAACTTCCAAGTCCCATTTTAAGTGAAGCTGCTCCCCATTGGTGCAGACTTTCTTCTGGTAAAAGCCACTTGAGAGAGCCAAAATCCCATCCTTCGCCGTAAAGGTAGACTCCTTTTCCGTTTACTCCATCTTTTTCAAGCGTTAGAGAATTGATCGACTCTCTGATATCAACGAGTGTTTCTTTTGTTAGAAAATTCATTAGATCAAATCTAATTCCATCTAATTTATAGTGACGAACCCAGTTGACTGTCGCATCTTTAATTAGTTTTTGAACCATCGTGTTTTCACTGGCCGTGTCAAAACAACAAGAATCTTTTGTCGCGACTCCAAAGTGATCGAGTCGATAGTAGTAATCTGGTACGATCTTATTAAAGACACTATTGTCATAGGTATGATTAAAAACAACATCGACAATTACTCTTAGTCCGCTTTCATGAAGTGATTGAACGGCTTCTCTAAGTTCTTTTACACGAGCACCGCCATTGGTGTCACTTGCATAAGCCCCCTCTGGGGCCATGTAATGATGAGGATCATATCCCCAGTTAAATCCATCGAGATCCTTAATCTTTGTCATGATCTCTTGTTGCTGATCGCTATCAATAGGAAGTCCTTCTAGAACTTCTAAAATGGTTTTATCTTTAAACTCATGGTTTGGATCAAGTTTCTCCATTTTGTCTGTAAGTTCAATTCTTTGCTCTCTATTTTCATTAATTGAGGCCATGTCATTAATTGGAAGAAGGTGAATGTGAGTTAATCCAGATTTTGCAAGTTCACTTAAATGCTTCATACCGTGTGAATCTTTTCTGGTGAACGCTTTGAATGTTCCTTTTTCATTTGCTGGCACTTTTGGGTCGAAGACCGAGAAATCTCTTGTATGAAGTTCATAGATCGTCATATCTGTAGGAGACTCTAGAGGGTAGTACTCAGTTGTCTTGTGCTTATTCCATCCTTTAGGAGCAAAAGATTTATTGAGATCGACTATCTGAGATCTCTTACTATTTTCACTTAATGAAAGAGAGTAGGGATCAGTGACTAGATGTGTTTCTATTTCACCAGCTTCTCTTTGAAACTGCTCAATCTCATAGACGTAGTATTTATTTTCATCACTCAATGCTAATTCGCTATTCCATAGTCCATTTTTCTCTTTCATCTCAATAGTGCGGTACTCCTTCGAATTAGCGCTATCATAGACTCTTAGGCGAATATTTCTTGCCGTTGGTGACCATAGGTTGATGTCGATTTTATTTTTTGAGACGACTGCCCCAAGTTCTATTTCTTTATTACTGAAAAATTGATCCAGTACTCCGGCCTTTTGGAGACCTGAACTATCAATAATATTCCCCTGCTCATCACGAATAACAACAACCATATGTTCTTTGACAAGAGCTCTTACCTGAGATTCATCTAAATCGAATTCTATTTTAGAAAATTGATGATCTCTTAGAAAGGCCCATCTCTTATAAAAAGAACTTTCTTCGTTGTGAAAGTTTCCTTTTAATGTTCCTTTAATTGGAGAGACCACTTTTCCTTCAACGAGTACTTGTTTGCCCTTAACTCGAATAGCACCTTGATCGTTGTGATAAAGTTCTATTTGATGATTTTGTGAAAGTTGAGATGGCCATGCTACAGTTCTTTGTTCAATCCAACGTCCTTTAAGATCGTAGACTTTTTCAAGAGCTTCTGTTGCTTCTTGTTTACTGTAAAAGGCCTTACCCGCTCCTTGAATAAAGAAGACCTTTTCTCCTTTTGTCGGATCAACTTCAACTGGTCCGAGATCAGATTGTCCATTTTTGTGAACGATGACATAGAAAGGCGATTCATTTTGAAGATCGAGATTGACTGCTGTTGAAAGAGGATGAACTTCTGGCCAAACTGTTCGTTGTGACTTTTTAATAGATTCTCCCCAAACGTGGATACCGTACTGCTGAGCTTTTGAATCTTTTCTAAGATAGTTAATTTCTACTGCACTGGCCGTCGTTGTCACTGCGTATGCACAGAAAAGTAAAACTAGCATTTTGTCCAAAAATCTCATGATATCTCCAAAAATTGTTTTTTTATTTAAAGCAAATAAGGTGCCAAACTGATGTTGTTGAATAGTGTGGGTATGGACTCGATATCGTCTAAAACTTAGACAGTTGCTCCTAAACCTAACAAAACCCTAATGCAATAGAGATGGACTTTAATTTGGTTCTCATTAGATAATTGGCCTTTAATTATGGGGGAAAGAATGAAAGAGAGAATCGCAAACTATTTTGAATTTGAACGAAATGAGACGAATTTTAAGACTGAAATTCTCGCTGGGATTACAACCTTTCTAGCAACGGCATATATCATTATTGTGAATCCACAGATTCTAGCTCAATCGGGTCTTTCTTTTAATGCCGTTGTTACGGCGACAATTATTGTGACATTTTTTTCTTCGGCCATGATGGGTCTCTATGCTAAGAACCCCATTGTTCTTGCACCCGGAATGGGAATTAATGCTTTTTTCACATACAGTATTGTTCTAGGGATGGGAGTTAGTCCTTATGTCGCTCTCGGTGCTATCTTTTGGTCAGGTGTATTTTTTCTACTTATGAGTATCTTTAATATAAGAGAGATTATTGTTAAGGCAATTCCTCGCAACTTAAGACTTTCCATTGCAACTGGAATAGGCTTTTTTATTGCCCTTATTGGTTTAATTAATGGTGGTGTTGTCGTTGATAACCCTGCAACTCTTATTAGTGCTGCTAAATTAGATGCTAATGTTGCACTCTTTTTTGTATCACTTCTTTTCATTGCGATTCTTTCTTATTATAAAATTGGTGGTGCTCTTGTTATTGGAATTCTCTTTAGTGCTTTTGGTTTTCATTTCTTAAATGATGTTAAAGTTGGTGCCACTCTCATTTCTTCGCCAGATTTCTCTCTTCTTGGAAAATTAGATTTTACTAATTCACTCGCTCCAGGGCTTATTCATGTGATTTTTAGTCTTATCTTTACCGATCTCTTTGATTCGCTCTCTACTTTTGTCGCGGTCTCGGAAGCAGGTAATCTAAAAGACAGCAATGGTGAACCCAGAAATTTAAAAAAGTCTCTTTTGGTCGATTCCATGGCCACGCTCATTTCTGGTCTTTTTGGAACAAGTTCTGCTACTAGCTATATTGAGTCTGGTGCAGGAATCTCTCAAGGAGGAAGAAGTGGTCTTGTGGCCCTTATTGCGGGTTTTCTTTTTCTACCGTTTCTCTTTCTCTCTCCGGCCCTTTCTCTTTTTCCAAGCTTTTCAACAGCTCCAGTCCTTGTTTTTGTGGGACTTCTCATGAGCCGCTCTATAACAATGATTAATTTTAAAGATCTTGATGAGGCCCTTCCTGCATTTCTTAGCATGATGTTAATTCCACTAACATATTCTATTGGTCAGGGGATTATCTGGGGGTTTTTGAGTTACACAGTTTTAAAAATTGTTCTTGGTAAGAGAAATGAAGTTTCTCTAGGACTGATCATCATTGATATTTTCTGTTTGCTCTCTCTTCTTATGAAGTAGAAAATTAGAAAAAAATACGCACTCTAAGTATTTGGAAACTAGTAGCTTCAAACAAAAGATCCTTGGCCTGTATTCAATTCTTGACCAAAATTTTTGGGGATGAGATGTCTAGAGGGATAGGAGTTTTTTATGAAGGCGATTTTATTAGCAATGTCATTTATTTTCGGTACGGCGCAGGCCTATGATGTCTGTAATGCCAAAGAAGAGTATCCCTATAACTATTATCTTTCAGTGAAAGAAACGAATAAGAGTTATAGAGAGCTTGCTGAGACTTATATTGTTCAATGCTATTATCGCAATAAAAGAGATATGCACGCTGTTAGTGAGTCTACTATTGAGCTTCATGAACGTATTGAAAAAGAAAGAGAATTAAAATGTGTACCGGCTCCTGATGTCTTCGAAAAGGTTAATTACATTTTTAAAACTCTTGAAAATAGCTCTGTCTGTTTTGACAAGGAAGATAAACCCTATCTTCTTCGTTATAAGAGTCGCTATAAAGTATCAGAATATAAGCGTTATAAAATGTTCGGTTTCTTTCCAGAGCGTTTTGCTAGTGAATTTGATTTCTCTTTAATGAAGTACCGTTTAAGAAAGATATCTAAAGATTCCTTTGAGTAAATATCATTGCCGCTTAAATTTAGACTAATTTAAATAACGGATAGCAATTTCCGAGTAAAATTAGAGTGACTTACAATGGAGTCTCTCTGTGAAACTACGGTGGTATCACCATTTCTTTAGTCTCGGTATTGCTATATGTATACTCATGGTTATGAGTGGATTCTATTTCTATAACGTTGAAGAGAATCAAGAATTACGAATTAAGAGTTATATAGCGAGTATTGAAAAAAGTATCATGAGTGAAGTTCGCCTTCTCAATGCCATTGTTCTTTCCTTTAAAAGTGATAAGGCCGTTTTAAATTTTCTAAATTCAAAAAATGAAAACGAGGAACTTAAGAAATTTCTCGATCATCGAGTAAAAACAACTCTCTTTAATTTCACAAATATTAATCAATTTCGCCTTTTAGATGTAAATGGCCTAGAAGTCTATCGTCTAAACTCTTACGGAGGTACGATACTCTTTGTCGATAAGAGAAACCTTCAAGATAAATCGAATCGCTACTACTATAAAGAAATGATTGAACTCAATCGCTATTCATCTTATTTTTCAATGATTGATTTTAATATCGAGCAAGGGAGAGTTCAATACCCCTTGACGACTATGATGAGAGCAGGGACAAATATCTACAGTAGCGAGGACGTTCGAGTCGGCTCGATTATTATTAATATTAATATGGATAAAGTTTTAAAAGACGCTCAAATAGATGAGAAAGTCGATTTTTCTATTATCAATGCCAAAGGTGAGGCCATTAATGGTGATAAATTCTTTTTTTCTTCTCAGGCTGAATTTATTAAAAGTAATGGAAAGCTTAAAAATTTCGATGAAGAGAGTTTGAAAAAAGTTGTTAAAGAAAAATCACAGCTCTTTAGAAAAGTATTAACTAAGAAGATCGATTTATCAGATCAACAGTATATTTTTATTGCGGGTATCAATCCAGCATTTGTTGATGAACAAAGGTGGGATTATTTCTTCATGGCCTTTCACGCCTTTTTATCCATTGTTGTTTTTAATTATCTTGTCTTTTTTCTTTATAATTTTATTAAAAAAGGTGATGACTATAAAAAGGTGATTAAATTTTTAAAAATTGAATCCAATCAATTGCAATCTGATAAAGATAATTTGATTGAGTCATTAGGTCTTGTTTCATGCGAGATTGTAGAGCCTGTAAATTCCCTTGAAGACTCAGCTCTTTTGATTGAGGGCTTTCTAGATTCGCAGGAGATAGAGCTTGCTCGTGAAGAATGTCAGGTACTGTCATCGCGCCTAAAGCAGCTAAAATCCTTTATTCAAAGACTAAAGTCTTCAAAATAACTGAATTTCTATTCATTTTGCGAAAAACTTAAAAAATGTCTAACAAAACATTTGTTTCTTATTTTAAAGCCAATTTCATTTCGCTATTTAATACTTAGCATTAAAAATTGGTGATCATGTTAACAAATTCAATAACCCAAACAATTCTAGAAACTGTGCCTCTTCCTTGTTTTTTCAGGGGAGTTGATTCACGTTATCTCGATTGCAATGAACTCTATGCAAGTGAAGTATTGAATTTACCAAAAGAACAGATCATCGGGCGCTCCCTTTTTGATGACGTTGGAAATACCCCAAACAATCTTTTAAAGAAATATTACTTTCAAGACCAACGACTTTTTGAAAGTGGTGGAAAGCAAGTTTACGATACCGATGTCTATTGTTTTGATGGGGTGATTCGTAAATTTCGCGTTTTTAAAAATTGCTTTTACAATGAACAAGGCGAGATCCTAGGACTTTTTGGAACCATGGTCGATCTTGAAAACTCGCTTCCTTGCTCGAGACTTATGACGATCAACACTGGTCTACAGGCCCTTGGGCGTAAAAGTAGCATTCTCGTGCACGAAATCAATAGTGCGCTTTCCAATTTAAAAATTTTAACAAACCAAGTTGCTGATGCCTCACTTGTTAATCAAAGCCCTTCTGAAGATGTTCTTATCAAGATGCAAACATCTCTAGAGTTAATTGATAATATTTCAAAATGGGCCTTAAGTTATGGACACAAAAGTTTTGATACTCCTTTTGAAGAAGTTGAAGTTTCACGCATCGTTGAAACTGTTGTTCAAACTTTTGGCGATGTTCTT encodes:
- a CDS encoding alpha-1,6-glucosidase domain-containing protein, yielding MRFLDKMLVLLFCAYAVTTTASAVEINYLRKDSKAQQYGIHVWGESIKKSQRTVWPEVHPLSTAVNLDLQNESPFYVIVHKNGQSDLGPVEVDPTKGEKVFFIQGAGKAFYSKQEATEALEKVYDLKGRWIEQRTVAWPSQLSQNHQIELYHNDQGAIRVKGKQVLVEGKVVSPIKGTLKGNFHNEESSFYKRWAFLRDHQFSKIEFDLDESQVRALVKEHMVVVIRDEQGNIIDSSGLQKAGVLDQFFSNKEIELGAVVSKNKIDINLWSPTARNIRLRVYDSANSKEYRTIEMKEKNGLWNSELALSDENKYYVYEIEQFQREAGEIETHLVTDPYSLSLSENSKRSQIVDLNKSFAPKGWNKHKTTEYYPLESPTDMTIYELHTRDFSVFDPKVPANEKGTFKAFTRKDSHGMKHLSELAKSGLTHIHLLPINDMASINENREQRIELTDKMEKLDPNHEFKDKTILEVLEGLPIDSDQQQEIMTKIKDLDGFNWGYDPHHYMAPEGAYASDTNGGARVKELREAVQSLHESGLRVIVDVVFNHTYDNSVFNKIVPDYYYRLDHFGVATKDSCCFDTASENTMVQKLIKDATVNWVRHYKLDGIRFDLMNFLTKETLVDIRESINSLTLEKDGVNGKGVYLYGEGWDFGSLKWLLPEESLHQWGAASLKMGLGSFNHIFRDSIKGKGQNERELFVDDSYLTDKTENRDQVKLALRATMNDWHEGIYNSPDETINYLTAHDKATLFDHLLAKVGLWAPMEKVVKMQQMGIGFISLAQGIPFFHAGVEILRSKSGDENSYNSGDWFNRLDYTYTTNNWRKGLPPAWQEENLHAWPNWKERLLKIPSPSSDQIKNNLEWFKTMLQTRKSSPLFRLRTREQVQQKVSFPENITDKNGNHDSRLLVMKIDDRNGERIDSDNKAAYVLFNTSWDEWLHFQDDDIKNGNIVLAKDLSESNEKVLKELLDNSGTELREEAFIDKKNGKISVPCMSLMVYFLK
- a CDS encoding sensor histidine kinase, whose product is MLTNSITQTILETVPLPCFFRGVDSRYLDCNELYASEVLNLPKEQIIGRSLFDDVGNTPNNLLKKYYFQDQRLFESGGKQVYDTDVYCFDGVIRKFRVFKNCFYNEQGEILGLFGTMVDLENSLPCSRLMTINTGLQALGRKSSILVHEINSALSNLKILTNQVADASLVNQSPSEDVLIKMQTSLELIDNISKWALSYGHKSFDTPFEEVEVSRIVETVVQTFGDVLLSKGIEFNFPDIGQLESIRVHCQVVQVIQVLHNLLGNATKAIENLDHKWIKLSFEQTESHFVFTVQDSGRGLREEEIEKILQRRVEKKDFLSGSGLGLDLVQQILQNHQGHLSIPQNQNNTIFKCYFSPHVLN
- a CDS encoding NCS2 family permease, encoding MKERIANYFEFERNETNFKTEILAGITTFLATAYIIIVNPQILAQSGLSFNAVVTATIIVTFFSSAMMGLYAKNPIVLAPGMGINAFFTYSIVLGMGVSPYVALGAIFWSGVFFLLMSIFNIREIIVKAIPRNLRLSIATGIGFFIALIGLINGGVVVDNPATLISAAKLDANVALFFVSLLFIAILSYYKIGGALVIGILFSAFGFHFLNDVKVGATLISSPDFSLLGKLDFTNSLAPGLIHVIFSLIFTDLFDSLSTFVAVSEAGNLKDSNGEPRNLKKSLLVDSMATLISGLFGTSSATSYIESGAGISQGGRSGLVALIAGFLFLPFLFLSPALSLFPSFSTAPVLVFVGLLMSRSITMINFKDLDEALPAFLSMMLIPLTYSIGQGIIWGFLSYTVLKIVLGKRNEVSLGLIIIDIFCLLSLLMK